Below is a window of Arabidopsis thaliana chromosome 2, partial sequence DNA.
AAATGGGCAAATATTCGGTACAAAAGAAGGTCATAAGAAGGCCCACTAATTGCAaacataacaagaaaaaatgagCAAAATAAAGACACGTGCTATGCAACGTGGGAtgttgagagaaaaaaaggtttcGTCAGCTACGCCGTCACCGACTGGGTCAATACCGGAGTTGGTGAATTGGTGACTAAAATGTATTTCCTAAATCTAAAGCAATTTtgcccccaaaaaaaaaaaaaatctaaagtaATTAGGTTCTTCACCAACCCTTGTCATAACCATGGCTTTTGCTTAACACACCAACCATGCCGCATTGTCAATctattttttacttaaattaaattattattttaataattagcGTAAAAAGCAATGATTAGttgaaaattaaacaaaagaattagATTCGAAAAATTGTTAAAGCCATAGAGCATCACAGCCGTCAAGATTGTGTCCTTTCTGAATCCAACGGTCAGATCGAGATCTCATTGGTTTATTAATAGCAACAGTCTCCTAAAATAGGTTTGCAGAGAAGCtttctcttctattttctctctctcagttAACCAGAGAGAGCATCAATGgcttctacttcttctctaGCGCTCTCACAAGCTCTCCTTACACGAGCCATCTCTCACAATGGCTCTGAAAACTGCGTCTCTATACCAGCTTTCTCTGCTCTCAAATCCACTTCTCCACGCACCAGTGGCACCATCTCTTCCCGTCGACGAAACGCCTCCACGATCAGTCACTCTCTCCGCCCTCTGGTTCGTGCAGCCGCCGTAGAGGCAATCGTGACAAGTTCTGATTCGTCCCTGGTTGATAAGTCGGTGAACACGATCAGGTTTCTGGCAATAGATGCGGTTGAGAAGGCGAAATCAGGTCATCCAGGTCTTCCTATGGGCTGTGCTCCGATGTCTCACATTTTGTACGATGAAGTCATGAAGTATAACCCCAAGAATCCTTACTGGTTTAACCGTGATCGTTTCGTTCTCTCTGCTGGACATGGATGCATGTTGCAATACGCTCTGCTTCACCTTGCTGGCTACGACAGCGTTAGGGTTTGTGTTCTCTTACTCTGCTTATTAAGTTTGTATCCTTTTAGTTTACATTATTGAGATTACATAGTAAATACACAGATTGTTCCGTTTCCCTGCTCATTTGGTGATTTTTGGAGTCTTGAGATTTAGAATTGTAGAACCAACTTAAGATTTGCTGAAGCAGTGTTGAAGTTTTTTATTAGGAGGAAGATTTGAAGAGCTTCCGTCAATGGGGAAGTAAGACTCCAGGACATCCTGAGAATTTTGAGACTCCTGGTGTTGAAGCCACTACTGGTTAGTTAGattttctctgcttcttttgtgtgttttagttGATGTTGATCTTTTGTAATATAGCATTGCTTGTATTTGCCAACATGCAGGTCCTCTTGGACAAGGTATTGCAAATGCTGTTGGTTTAGCTCTTGCGGAGAAGCATTTGGCTGCTAGATTTAACAAACCTGACAATGAGATTGTTGACCACTACACGTAAGATTTTGACTCCTTCAACGGCACTTTTATTGTTATCTTTCTTGGATTGTGATGTTGTAAACTGACTGCTTTGGATTAGGTATTCGATTCTTGGAGATGGTTGTCAGATGGAAGGGATTTCAAATGAAGTTTGCTCTCTAGCTGGTCACTGGGGACTTGGAAAGCTAATCGCTTTCTACGATGACAATCACATTTCCATTGATGGAGACACAGATATTGCTTTTACCGAGAGCGTGGACAAACGCTTTGAAGCTCTTGGATGGCATGTTATCTGGGTAAAGAATGGAAACAATGGTTATGATGAGATCCGTGCTGCCATTAGGGAAGCTAAGGCTGTAACAGACAAGCCCACTTTGATTAAGGTATCTGCACACTTTTTTTAGCCATGAACTCATTAAGCAACGTTTGATCTCATGGCCTTTGGTGTTAATTGTTTTGTGGCATGGTTTAGGTCACTACTACAATTGGTTATGGTTCTCCCAACAAGGCAAACTCATACAGTGTCCATGGAGCTGCGCTTGGTGAGAAGGAAGTTGAGGCTACCCGAAACAATCTTGGGTGGCCATATGAGCCGTTCCATGTACCTGAGGATGTCAAAAGGTAAGTAGAACTTAACTATGCACTTCTATTTATGGTTATGGTTGTGGTATGAGAACCTGCTTTGGTAATTTACTATAATTCTTATGTTTTCTAGCCATTGGAGCCGTCACACGCCCGAAGGGGCTGCTCTTGAAGCTGATTGGAATGCCAAATTTGCAGCTTATGAGAAGAAATATCCGGAGGAAGCTGCAGAGTTGAAATCTATTATCTCAGGTGAATTGCCCGTTGGTTGGGAGAAGGCACTTCCTGTAAGTAGAACTTTCTGGTAATCTATAACGTTTTATCAGTATTCTTCATATATAAGGCTCTTATTTTAGGcaacttaaaattttcatttagaCATATACACCAGACTCTCCGGGTGATGCCACCAGAAACCTGTCTCAGCAATGTCTTAACGCACTTGCGAAAGCTGTGCCTGGTTTTCTTGGTGGGAGTGCTGACCTTGCATCTTCCAACATGACAATGCTTAAAGCATTCGGCAACTTCCAAAAAGCCACACCTGAAGAAAGAAACCTTAGATTTGGTGTCAGGGAACATGGTATGGGAGCTATCTGCAACGGCATTGCCCTTCACAGCCCCGGTTTTATCCCTTACTGCGCAACTTTCTTTGTGTTTACTGACTATATGAGAGCTGCAATGAGAATCTCGGCTTTGTCTGAAGCTGGTGTTATATACGTTATGACCCATGACTCCATTGGTCTTGGAGAAGATGGACCAACCCACCAACCCATCGAACACTTATCCAGTTTCCGTGCCATGCCCAATATTATGATGTTCCGTCCAGCTGATGGGAACGAAACAGCCGGTGCATACAAAATCGCTGTCACAAAACGTAAGACACCTTCTGTCTTAGCCTTATCTAGACAAAAGCTGCCTCAACTTCCAGGAACATCTATTGAGAGCGTCGAGAAAGGTGGATACACCATTTCTGACAACTCAACCGGTAACAAACCCGATGTGATCTTGATCGGAACTGGATCAGAGCTAGAGATTGCTGCTCAAGCTGCAGAGAAGTTAAGGGAACAAGGCAAAAGTGTGAGAGTTGTTTCCTTTGTATGTTGGGAGCTTTTCGACGAGCAATCAGATGCATACAAGGAAAGTGTTTTGCCATCTGATGTATCAGCTAGAGTTAGTATCGAAGCTGGATCGACTTTTGGATGGGGAAAGATCGTCGGAGGAAAAGGGAAATCGATTGGAATTGATACGTTTGGAGCAAGTGCACCAGCAGGAAAGCTTTATAAAGAGTTTGGTATCACCATTGAAGCTATGGTTGAAGCAGCCAAGTCACTTATTTAAAAAAGTATCTTACAGGTACTACCGAGGTTTGCATTTGAAGTAAGAGACATTCCATAAGCATTATCTTCTttgtccaaataaaaatatactccttccaatctttttataaatgatgtttaaagctttcattttggtttttaaataaatgatgttttaaattttcaatgcaaaattatttttattggttgattaaataaatgatgttttaggcttttatttatatttttattgttttcttgtaattaacatagttttgatctttgtaaACAACAACTCTATTGTACTTTTATTCTTGATTAGTTGATTTTATTTCGCAAAGACATGTAATCCTTACATGTTAATTGCAATCGTCTCAACTAGTCTTACATCTACTTTGTAGTCTAATTGGTTGACACAAAAGGAATTTACGGAATTCTGTCTAGAATCTTTCCATTTTTGCTTACAAATATGGCACAACCGGAAATTCCCTTACTTATttatggaaaaacaaaagtgtcatgtgttatatatattggtcCCTTTTTATGTTTGTAGGGCTATCACTACCAATCCACAATGGAAGATTCACAACCGTGTACATCACGTAACCTAGATCATGCCGAAAACTCCACAGCAAGCATTCCTCTTAAACTCATCTTCGAAATACTATCGAGGCTTTCGACGAAATTTATCATCAGATTCCGATCCGTGTCGATGCTGTGACGCTCTATCATCGATAGTAAAGATTTCGTCGACGCCTTTCTGAATCCTCTTTTTTCAATGAAGACTCTTTTTTTAGTCCGCTTTATGGAATAATACTTATGTTTTAACGTAATGAATCTTTATatctatttgtatttttcagtTACACTTTTGTTTGGAcgttttgttttcaaagaaCTTCtcaagttttcttttccttttttcttcttgtagtTTGCCTTGCTCGTTGGTGAATACACTACATTAATTGAGGGCACTTGCGATTATGATGTTCTCCCGCGTGAAAGAGCATTGACCTCTCTTTTATTCAAAACATCACATAACAGAGAGTCTGTGAGGTTTGGGACATCGcattctcaaatctcaatatAAGTGGTTTTGGTCGAATGCTAGAAAAGGGTGACTTGTATGTTGTGTCGCCGCTAGTGTTCGTACATACAGTTTATGATCTAACGTATCTATAACATATTATTAatagatattattttgttttaattttgcacattgtttataaattaagtGCAAAAATTTTTAGCTCCAAGAGATCGCCTTTGCTAATCAATAAAATTGAACgcatttaataaaattgtaagaGCAAACTCGCACTGATACGTAGAATAAATTTGTTGCTTTTGCCTTCACGACACCATTACCTATAGTTAATACTCCAAAAGAAATAGCAGATTCAACATACAACGTGCaagaccaaaaaacaaatgactCGTAATCTCCAGAGAATCATAATTCATAACATGGGAGATTGTccacaaaaaacataaattccCTTTCATGTCTTTTTGTTAGAAAACCCATTTCTTAAGGcccaacaaaaaacataatccCCTTTCATGTCTTTTTGTTAGAAACCCCATTTATCTTTCTTGAGGCCCAATTTGAAAACCCACATTTTCTTTCACCTAACCCACCAAAGCCTTTGCACATGTTGACGTGAACACCAAACTAACACGTGTCATACTGCCAGTGGTTATGATAAATGCTCATACCATACCAGAGTCATAGAGTTTTTGGTTGGTGAAAGATTTGACGGATGccttcttctcatttctcaCCAACTCCCTCCAAACCCAACAAAAGTGTTTATATTAGCAAAGCCGCCAAAGTGTAAACgaaagtttataaatttcatttctgtGATCTTACGTAATTGGAGGaagatcaaaattttcaatccCCATTCTTCGATTGCTTCAATTGAAGTTTCTCCGATGGCGCAAGTTAGCAGAATCTGCAATGGTGTGCAGAACCCATCTCTTATCTCCAATCTCTCGAAATCCAGTCAACGCAAATCTCCCTTATCGGTTTCTCTGAAGACGCAGCAGCATCCACGAGCTTATCCGATTTCGTCGTCGTGGGGATTGAAGAAGAGTGGGATGACGTTAATTGGCTCTGAGCTTCGTCCTCTTAAGGTCATGTCTTCTGTTTCCACGGCGGAGAAAGCGTCGGAGATTGTACTTCAACCCATTAGAGAAATCTCCGGTCTTATTAAGCTTCCTGGCTCCAAGTCTCTATCAAATCGGATCCTGCTTCTCGCTGCTCTGTCTGAGGTATATATCACTTCGTTTCGTCCTTCTCTGTAATCTGAACTTAGATTATAAAGATTGATACTTTACCATTTTGCTGTGGTTTTATAGGGAACAACTGTAGTGGACAACTTGTTGAATAGCGATGACATCAATTACATGCTTGATGCGTTGAAGAGATTGGGACTTAATGTGGAAACTGACAGTGAAAATAATCGTGCTGTAGTTGAAGGATGTGGCGGGATATTCCCAGCTTCCATAGATTCAAAGAGTGATATCGAACTTTACCTCGGTAATGCAGGAACAGCAATGCGTCCACTTACCGCTGCGGTCACTGCTGCAGGTGGAAACGCAAGGTAGATTGAAGGAGTTGATGCTTCTTGGTATTTGATGTTTAAGGAATGGAGCTTTTGTTGATgctttatgatccatttatTCCAGTTATGTGCTTGATGGGGTGCCTCGTATGAGAGAAAGACCTATAGGGGATTTGGTTGTTGGTCTTAAGCAGCTTGGTGCTGATGTTGAATGTACTCTTGGAACTAACTGCCCTCCTGTTCGTGTCAACGCTAATGGTGGCCTTCCCGGTGGAAAGGTTAGATCTTGCAAATGGCATGTGAATATGTAATCTCGTTCCTTACTCTATGAACACTTGCAGAAATGTGTGTTCATCATAGCCTTAGCTTGACAAGATTTCAGTTTTTAATCTACTCTCAACGGATGGATCCTAAAATAGAATCGGATTTGGTGATTGGTTTTCGTTCTCGATTACCGTTTTCGTTGTATGATTTCTTGATTAACAATTAGGAGACATGTTATGCATTTGCAGGTGAAGCTTTCTGGATCAATTAGTAGTCAGTACTTGACTGCTCTGCTCATGTCTGCTCCCTTAGCTCTTGGAGACGTCGAGATTGAGATTGtcgataaattaatttctGTTCCATATGTTGAAATGACATTGAAGTTGATGGAACGTTTCGGGGTTAGTGTCGAGCATAGTGATAGCTGGGATCGTTTCTTTGTCAAGGGCGGGCAAAAATACAAGTAGGAgttattcttttcttccttttctgaAATCACATCCCTTAGCTTGACAATATAATGACTAAAAGGTGAATGATTCAGGTCTCCGGGTAATGCGTATGTAGAAGGTGATGCTTCTAGTGCTAGTTATTTCTTGGCTGGTGCTGCCATTACCGGTGAAACTGTCACAGTCGAAGGTTGTGGAACTACCAGCTTGCAGGTAATATTTGTACACTGAATCATCGACGAGGCTGTTAAGTTTATAGTGAAATTCGTCTAGGTCAAAGTTTCATCTTTTGACAAGTTGTATATAACATATTCGCAAGAATCTAAGCTCAATTTTTGTGATGAATCTCTAGGGAGATGTAAAATTCGCCGAGGTCCTTGAGAAAATGGG
It encodes the following:
- a CDS encoding RNA 3'-terminal phosphate cyclase/enolpyruvate transferase, alpha/beta encodes the protein MAQVSRICNGVQNPSLISNLSKSSQRKSPLSVSLKTQQHPRAYPISSSWGLKKSGMTLIGSELRPLKVMSSVSTAEKASEIVLQPIREISGLIKLPGSKSLSNRILLLAALSEGTTVVDNLLNSDDINYMLDALKRLGLNVETDSENNRAVVEGCGGIFPASIDSKSDIELYLGNAGTAMRPLTAAVTAAGGNASYVLDGVPRMRERPIGDLVVGLKQLGADVECTLGTNCPPVRVNANGGLPGGKVKLSGSISSQYLTALLMSAPLALGDVEIEIVDKLISVPYVEMTLKLMERFGVSVEHSDSWDRFFVKGGQKYKSPGNAYVEGDASSASYFLAGAAITGETVTVEGCGTTSLQGDVKFAEVLEKMGCKVSWTENSVTVTGPPRDAFGMRHLRAIDVNMNKMPDVAMTLAVVALFADGPTTIRDVASWRVKETERMIAICTELRKLGATVEEGSDYCVITPPKKVKTAEIDTYDDHRMAMAFSLAACADVPITINDPGCTRKTFPDYFQVVDSNI
- a CDS encoding RNA 3'-terminal phosphate cyclase/enolpyruvate transferase, alpha/beta (RNA 3'-terminal phosphate cyclase/enolpyruvate transferase, alpha/beta; FUNCTIONS IN: 3-phosphoshikimate 1-carboxyvinyltransferase activity; INVOLVED IN: glyphosate metabolic process, chorismate biosynthetic process, aromatic amino acid family biosynthetic process; LOCATED IN: chloroplast; EXPRESSED IN: guard cell; CONTAINS InterPro DOMAIN/s: 3-phosphoshikimate 1-carboxyvinyltransferase, core (InterPro:IPR001986), 3-phosphoshikimate 1-carboxyvinyltransferase, subgroup (InterPro:IPR006264), RNA 3'-terminal phosphate cyclase/enolpyruvate transferase, alpha/beta (InterPro:IPR013792); BEST Arabidopsis thaliana protein match is: RNA 3'-terminal phosphate cyclase/enolpyruvate transferase, alpha/beta (TAIR:AT1G48860.1); Has 13824 Blast hits to 13779 proteins in 2767 species: Archae - 215; Bacteria - 9594; Metazoa - 6; Fungi - 149; Plants - 206; Viruses - 0; Other Eukaryotes - 3654 (source: NCBI BLink).), whose product is MAQVSRICNGVQNPSLISNLSKSSQRKSPLSVSLKTQQHPRAYPISSSWGLKKSGMTLIGSELRPLKVMSSVSTAEKASEIVLQPIREISGLIKLPGSKSLSNRILLLAALSEGTTVVDNLLNSDDINYMLDALKRLGLNVETDSENNRAVVEGCGGIFPASIDSKSDIELYLGNAGTAMRPLTAAVTAAGGNASYVLDGVPRMRERPIGDLVVGLKQLGADVECTLGTNCPPVRVNANGGLPGGKVKLSGSISSQYLTALLMSAPLALGDVEIEIVDKLISVPYVEMTLKLMERFGVSVEHSDSWDRFFVKGGQKYKSPGNAYVEGDASSASYFLAGAAITGETVTVEGCGTTSLQGDVKFAEVLEKMGCKVSWTENSVTVTGPPRDAFGMRHLRAIDVNMNKMPDVAMTLAVVALFADGPTTIRDVASWRVKETERMIAICTELRKLGATVEEGSDYCVITPPKKVKTAEIDTYDDHRMAMAFSLAACADVPITINDPGCTRKTFPDYFQVLERITKH
- a CDS encoding Transketolase (Transketolase; FUNCTIONS IN: catalytic activity, transketolase activity; INVOLVED IN: response to cadmium ion; LOCATED IN: chloroplast stroma, chloroplast; EXPRESSED IN: 25 plant structures; EXPRESSED DURING: 16 growth stages; CONTAINS InterPro DOMAIN/s: Transketolase, bacterial-like (InterPro:IPR005478), Transketolase, N-terminal (InterPro:IPR005474), Transketolase, C-terminal (InterPro:IPR005476), Transketolase, C-terminal/Pyruvate-ferredoxin oxidoreductase, domain II (InterPro:IPR009014), Transketolase-like, C-terminal (InterPro:IPR015941), Transketolase-like, pyrimidine-binding domain (InterPro:IPR005475), Transketolase binding site (InterPro:IPR020826); BEST Arabidopsis thaliana protein match is: Transketolase (TAIR:AT3G60750.1); Has 19460 Blast hits to 19400 proteins in 2776 species: Archae - 200; Bacteria - 11520; Metazoa - 310; Fungi - 312; Plants - 211; Viruses - 0; Other Eukaryotes - 6907 (source: NCBI BLink).); this translates as MASTSSLALSQALLTRAISHNGSENCVSIPAFSALKSTSPRTSGTISSRRRNASTISHSLRPLVRAAAVEAIVTSSDSSLVDKSVNTIRFLAIDAVEKAKSGHPGLPMGCAPMSHILYDEVMKYNPKNPYWFNRDRFVLSAGHGCMLQYALLHLAGYDSVREEDLKSFRQWGSKTPGHPENFETPGVEATTGPLGQGIANAVGLALAEKHLAARFNKPDNEIVDHYTYSILGDGCQMEGISNEVCSLAGHWGLGKLIAFYDDNHISIDGDTDIAFTESVDKRFEALGWHVIWVKNGNNGYDEIRAAIREAKAVTDKPTLIKVTTTIGYGSPNKANSYSVHGAALGEKEVEATRNNLGWPYEPFHVPEDVKSHWSRHTPEGAALEADWNAKFAAYEKKYPEEAAELKSIISGELPVGWEKALPTYTPDSPGDATRNLSQQCLNALAKAVPGFLGGSADLASSNMTMLKAFGNFQKATPEERNLRFGVREHGMGAICNGIALHSPGFIPYCATFFVFTDYMRAAMRISALSEAGVIYVMTHDSIGLGEDGPTHQPIEHLSSFRAMPNIMMFRPADGNETAGAYKIAVTKRKTPSVLALSRQKLPQLPGTSIESVEKGGYTISDNSTGNKPDVILIGTGSELEIAAQAAEKLREQGKSVRVVSFVCWELFDEQSDAYKESVLPSDVSARVSIEAGSTFGWGKIVGGKGKSIGIDTFGASAPAGKLYKEFGITIEAMVEAAKSLI